One genomic window of Phalacrocorax aristotelis chromosome 21, bGulAri2.1, whole genome shotgun sequence includes the following:
- the PACSIN1 gene encoding protein kinase C and casein kinase substrate in neurons protein 1, giving the protein MSGSYDESAAAAEETTDSFWEVGNYKRTVKRIDDGHRLCNDLMNCMHERAKIEKSYAQQLTDWSKRWRQLIEKGPQYGSLEKAWGAIMTEADKVSELHQEVKNSLLNDDFEKVKNWQKDAYHKQIMGGFKEAKEAEDGFRKAQKPWAKKLKELETAKKAYHLACKEEKLAMTREANSKAEQSNTPEQQKKLQDKVEKCKQDVQKTQEKYEKVLDELNKCTPQYIESMEQVFEQCQQFEEKRLNFLKEVLLDIKRHLNLAENSSYANVYRELEQTIRLSDAQEDLRWFRSTSGPGMPMNWPQFEEWNPDLTHTITRKEKQKKGEGVTLTNTSSMGETGAPAGERGSVSSHDRGQTYSAEWSDDEGSNSFNTSEANGGTNPFDEESAGKGVRVRALYDYDGQEQDELSFKAGDELTKLGEEDEQGWCKGRLDNGQLGLYPANYVEAI; this is encoded by the exons ATGTCGGGTTCCTACGATGAGTCGGCGGCAGCCGCAGAGGAAACAACCGACAGCTTCTGGGAG GTGGGGAACTACAAGCGCACGGTGAAGCGGATCGACGACGGGCACCGGCTCTGCAATGACCTCATGAACTGCATGCATGAGCGGGCCAAGATCGAGAAGTCCTACGCCCAGCAGCTCACCGACTGGTCCAAGCGGTGGAGGCAGCTCATCGAGAAAG GTCCCCAGTAcggcagcctggagaaggcgTGGGGTGCCATCATGACGGAAGCGGACAAGGTGAGTGAGCTGCACCAGGAGGTTAAGAACAGCCTGCTGAATGATGACTTTGAGAAGGTCAAGAACTGGCAGAAGGATGCCTACCACAAGCAGATCATGGGAGGCTTCAAGGAGGCCAAGGAGGCTGAGGATGGCTTCCGGAAAGCCCAGAAGCCCTGGGCCAAGAAGCTTAAGGAG CTGGAGACAGCCAAGAAAGCCTACCACCTGGCATGCAAGGAGGAGAAGCTGGCAATGACCCGGGAAGCCAACAGCAAGGCGGAGCAGTCCAACACCCCCGAGCAGCAGAAGAAGCTCCAGGACAAAGTGGAAAAGTGCAAGCAAGATGTGCAAAAG ACTCAGGAGAAGTACGAGAAGGTGCTGGATGAGCTGAACAAGTGCACCCCGCAGTATATTGAGAGCATGGAGCAGGTCTTTGAGCAGTGCCAGCAGTTTGAGGAGAAGAGGCTCAACTTCCTCAAGGAAGTGCTCCTGGACATCAAGAGGCACCTGAACCTGGCTGAGAACAGCAG CTATGCCAACGTCTACCGGGAGCTGGAGCAGACCATCCGCCTCTCGGACGCGCAGGAGGATCTCCGGTGGTTCCGCAGCACCAGTGGTCCCGGGATGCCCATGAACTGGCCCCAGTTTGAG GAGTGGAACCCGGACCTGACGCACACGATAACAcggaaggagaagcagaagaagGGCGAGGGAGTGACCCTGACCAACACCAGCAGCATGGGCGAGACGGGGGCGCCAGCAGGCGAGCGTGGGAG cgtGAGCAGCCATGACCGTGGGCAGACCTACAGCGCCGAGTGGTCCGACGACGAAGGCAGCAACTCCTTCAACACCAGCGAGGCCAACGGCGGCACCAACCCCTTCGACGAGGAGTCGGCAGGGAAGGGCGTGCGGGTGCGGGCTCTGTACGACTACgatgggcaggagcaggatgAGCTCAGCTTCAAAGCAG GTGATGAACTAACCAAACTCGGTGAAGAAGATGAGCAAGGATGGTGCAAAGGGCGCTTGGACAACGGGCAGCTAGGTCTCTACCCTGCCAACTACGTGGAGGCAATCTAA
- the SPDEF gene encoding SAM pointed domain-containing Ets transcription factor: protein MGSASPGLTTLPPSRLARPDTALLPPPQDPDTRSWGCPDSPSPPATPEQPLPAFCLHYFDMLYSEDIAWATKGMGEPSQCNAQGGRGEVQKEPEQCPIIDSQGLGLGAEGDLQASLHLEEHSLEQVQSMVVGEVLKDIETACKLLNIAADPVDWSPSNVQKWILWTEHQYRLPQIGKSFQELSGKDLCAMSEEQFCQRSPTCGDILHAHLDIWKSAAWMKEKVTPGDVRCCGGDASWADSEVDSSCAGQPIHLWQFLKELLLKPHNYGRFIRWLNKEKGIFKIEDSAQVARLWGIRKNRPAMNYDKLSRSIRQYYKKGIIRKPDISQRLVYQFVHPV from the exons ATGGGCAGCGCCAGCCCCGGGCTGACCACTCTGCCCCCCAGCCGCCTTGCCCGGCCAGACACTGCCTTGCTGCCGCCCCCGCAGGACCCCGACACCcggagctggggctgcccagatagccccagcccccccgccacccccgaGCAGCCCCTGCCCGCTTTCTGCCTGCACTACTTCGACATGCTCTACTCCGAGGACATCGCCTGGGCCACCAAGGGCATGGGGGAACCGTCCCAATGCAATGCCCAGGGTGGGCGAGGGGAGGTGCAGAAGGAGCCGGAGCAATGTCCCATCATCGACAGCCAAGGCTTGGGGCTGGGGGCCGAGGGGGATCTGCAGGCCAGCCTGCACCTGGAGGAGCACTCGCTGGAGCAGGTGCAGAGCATGGTGGTGGGCGAAGTGCTGAAGGACATCGAGACAGCCTGCAAGCTCCTCAACATCGCCGCAG ACCCTGTGGACTGGAGCCCCAGCAATGTGCAGAAGTGGATCCTGTGGACGGAGCACCAGTACCGGCTGCCACAGATCGGGAAGTCCTTCCAGGAGCTGTCGGGCAAGGACCTGTGTGCCATGTCTGAGGAGCAGTTCTGCCAGCGCTCACCTACCTGCGGTGATATCCTGCATGCCCACCTCGACATCTGGAAGTCTG CTGCctggatgaaagaaaaagtcacGCCAGGAGATGTGAGATGCTGCG gaggtgATGCCAGCTGGGCAGACAGCGAGGTGGACTCATCCTGCGCCGGCCAACCCATCCACCTCTGGCAGTTCCtcaaagagctgctgctgaaacccCACAACTACGGCCGCTTCATCCGCTGGCTCAACAAGGAGAAAG GCATCTTCAAGATTGAGGACTCAGCACAAGTGGCCCGTCTGTGGGGCATCCGGAAGAACCGCCCGGCCATGAACTACGACAAGCTGAGCCGCTCCATCCGGCAGTATTACAAGAAAGGCATCATCCGGAAACCCGACATCTCCCAGCGCCTCGTCTACCAGTTTGTCCACCCAGTCTGA